CCGGGCGGGAGCGCACCGCCATGCTCGCCGTGGAGTCCCCGGTCGGCGGCATGCTCGACGCGGTCGTGACCGTCCACCCGATGAGCGGCAGCGCGCCCGAGATCGCGGCGCTGGCCGTGGTGAAGGTGCCGGTTCCGCTCGCGGACCGGTTCGTCGACCCGGCCGTCATCCGCCGAGCCCTGCTGGACGACGCGCTCCCGCGTATCGGCTCCACGCTCGACCTCGAATTGCTGGCGCGCGGACTGATGGACGTGCTCGTCCCGCACTTCTGCAATTCCGGCGCGCTGATGCTGCTGGAGAGCCACATCGACGCCGACGAGGGGCCGCAGGGCCCCGACGGCCCGCAGCTGCGCCGGATGGCGATCGGGTTCGACGACCGGGACCCGGCCTGGGACGCGACGTTCCCGACCGGCGAGTCCCTCGTCTACCCGGAGGGGACCCCGCACGCGCTGTGCCTGGAGTCCGGCGAGCCGGTGCTGCGCGCGCTCGGCGGGGAGGGCGCGGCGCGGCTCGCCTCCTCGTGGCGCCGTCCCCCGGTCGCCGAACTGCTCAAGGGCGCCTCCATGCTGCTTCTGCCGATCACCTCGGCGGTGGGCGTCCTCGGCTTCTTCGTCTGCACCCGCAACGTCGCGCACCGCCCCTTCGACGCCTACGACGTCGAGATCGGGATGGAGTTCGCCAGCCGGGCGGCCATCTTCGTCGAGAGCGCCCGGCAGTACTCGCGGGAGCGGGCCACCGCGCTGACCCTGCAGCGCAGCCTCCTGCCGACCGGGCTGTCGGCGCCGTCGCCGGTGGAGGTGCACCACCGGTACCTGCCGGGCAGCCGGCTCATCGAGGTCGGCGGCGACTGGTACGAGTCGATCGCGCTGCCGGGGGCGCGGGTCGCGCTGGTGGTCGGGGACGTGGCCGGGCACGGCGTGAAGGCCGCCGTCACGATGGGGCGGCTCCGCACCGCCATCCACACCCTCGCCGGGCTGGAGCTGCCGCCCGCCGAGGCGCTGGAGCGGCTCGACTCCCTGATGCGGACGCTCGGCGAGCGCGAACCCCACTTCGCCACCTGCGCGTACGTCGTCTACGACGCGGTCAGCGGCCGGTGCGAGGTGGCGAGCGCC
The sequence above is a segment of the Actinomadura coerulea genome. Coding sequences within it:
- a CDS encoding ATP-binding SpoIIE family protein phosphatase; the encoded protein is MDSSGIILQFDRNAAAVLCPNGDALLGARLDEVIPGARRPLLEALRAGRERTAMLAVESPVGGMLDAVVTVHPMSGSAPEIAALAVVKVPVPLADRFVDPAVIRRALLDDALPRIGSTLDLELLARGLMDVLVPHFCNSGALMLLESHIDADEGPQGPDGPQLRRMAIGFDDRDPAWDATFPTGESLVYPEGTPHALCLESGEPVLRALGGEGAARLASSWRRPPVAELLKGASMLLLPITSAVGVLGFFVCTRNVAHRPFDAYDVEIGMEFASRAAIFVESARQYSRERATALTLQRSLLPTGLSAPSPVEVHHRYLPGSRLIEVGGDWYESIALPGARVALVVGDVAGHGVKAAVTMGRLRTAIHTLAGLELPPAEALERLDSLMRTLGEREPHFATCAYVVYDAVSGRCEVASAGHLPPLLVPPGTASEYLPVPPAPPLGVGGQGPIVSREFTVEDGTLLFLYTDGLVENRARDIDDGLARLRATFGPGAAARPLEDLCQAALDGVYDDQHRDDIAMLVARLARIPADRHASWELPAEPAAVRRARGLIRDRLARWGLEDMAYTTTLLASELITNAIRHAGGRIGLRLVREGGLVCEVFDSSDGRPRIRHHDEEDEASESGRGLHVVGRLAQRWGVRRTKNGKVVWCEQPLP